Sequence from the Chloroflexota bacterium genome:
AGCTTTGCGTCCCGGCCAATTTTTGCCCGCTCGTGCGAAATGTGCCAGGTGTTCAAGCCCAGCGATTGCAGTTCGACAAATTTGAGGTTTGACTTCTTGCCGAGCACTAACTCGACAATTCCGGCATGCAGGTTTTCAGCCTTGCTATCGGGTGAGCCAAGTTCGTGAACGTAAGTCGCTGAAGCGCCTTCTTCGAGAACAACCAACACGCGGGTGAAATGACTTGCGCCCGGAACCCAGGCGATAGAATGCAAGGGCAGTTCCACCTCGACGTTTTTGGGGATGTATAGAAATACGCCGCCGTCAGTCAGCGCCTCAGCCAGCGCCGCAAACTTGCCCTCTGATATTTTCACGGCCCGGTTGAGATATTTCTTGAGCAGTTTCTCGTGTTTAGCCGCCGCTGTCTGGAAGTCGGTAAAGATTACGCCTTTGCGTTTGAGGGTCGCAGACAGTTCGCGAACTTCAATCCTGCCGCCGTTGATCACCAACTGGCCGCCTTGCTCTTTGCCTGCCAGCGGTTTCAAGAACGCCGCCGGGACAGCTTTGGTTCTGCCATTGCCGTTGAGAGCCGAAAGTTTGGTTTGCGCCCATTTGAACTGCCGGAGATCAGTGCGCCGCCAGACTTCGTCGTTCAGGGTCGGCATGGGCGTGGCTTGATAGGACTTCCAGGCTGTCAGGCGTTTCTTCACCAGCCAGGCCGGGTCTTTCTTCTTCTTGGAGAGTGCTTTTACATCCTCCACCGTCAGCTTTAATTCTGCGGGTGCCGCTGGTTCGGCTTTGCGCCGGGTGGCGATGACGGTTCGGGCATATGTCGGCTTGGGAGCCACAATTGCGTCAGTCATGTTCTCAAACAGTCCTGTATCAAATCAAGATAAGGGCGGGGTAATGATGCGCCCCGCCCGGTAATTCAAAAGGTCCGGATCAACCGACCGATCCTTCCATCTGGAGTTGCACCAGCCGATTAAGTTCGACGGCGTACTCCATCGGCAATTCCTTCACCAGCGGCTCGATGAAACCGGCGACGACCAGCCCGGCGGCTTGATCTTCGGGGATGCCGCGACTCATCAGGTAGAAGAGTTGCTCCTCGCCAACCTTTGACACCGAGGCTTCGTGGCCGATGGTTACATCGTCTTCGTCAATCTCAATCACCGGGTAAGTGTCCGAGCGCGACTTGTCGTCAATCAACAGCGCATCGCAAACCACATTGGACTTGGAACCGGTTGCGCCCTTGTAGACTTTGAGCAGGCCACGATACGACGACCGACCGCCGCCCTTGCTGATGGACTTTGAGGTGATGACCGACGACGTGTTCGGTGCGCCGTGCACCACCTTGCCGCCGGCATCCAACTGCTGGCCCGGC
This genomic interval carries:
- the sufD gene encoding Fe-S cluster assembly protein SufD, with the protein product MTDAIVAPKPTYARTVIATRRKAEPAAPAELKLTVEDVKALSKKKKDPAWLVKKRLTAWKSYQATPMPTLNDEVWRRTDLRQFKWAQTKLSALNGNGRTKAVPAAFLKPLAGKEQGGQLVINGGRIEVRELSATLKRKGVIFTDFQTAAAKHEKLLKKYLNRAVKISEGKFAALAEALTDGGVFLYIPKNVEVELPLHSIAWVPGASHFTRVLVVLEEGASATYVHELGSPDSKAENLHAGIVELVLGKKSNLKFVELQSLGLNTWHISHERAKIGRDAKLDWVFDAIGSRLTKNFSEIDLDGEGAWCRMSGFYFGEGNQHLDHDTQQNHNAPHTTSDLLFKGALRDQSRSVWQGMIYVAPGAQKTDGYQANRNLVLSKSARADSIPGLEILADDVRCTHGATVGQLEQEHIFYLMSRGVPREEAEKVVVDGFFDPIMQRIPFEGVIARLKKDIEKKMGRSGRG